In the genome of Desulfonauticus submarinus, the window AGGTATTTTACCTATTAAAAATACTTTTTTAAATAATCCGTTCTCAACAATTAACCTTTCTAGCTTTTTCCTTAATCCACCTTCTCCCCCTATCACAACAACATAACTATCATCTAAATATTTCGCTGACTTTATTAGATACTCAAACCCTTTATAATAAACTAACCTCCCAAGAGAAAAAATTATTTTTTTATTATTAAACTTCTTCTTTATCTTTAACACAAAATCCTTATCAACTCTTAATTTATTTGAATTAATCCCTATTGGCACTACTCTACATTTATTCTTATATTTACTTAAATATGGTGATTCCTCTACATACTTTGGAGTAGTTGCAATAATTACATCCGCTCTATTTAACATCCATTTCTGAAAAGGTAAATATAATTTTAAAAGATATCTTTGCTTTATAATATCACTATGCCAATGTAAAACTACCTTTTTATTTCTATGTCTAGCAAACATTAAAGCAAAATTAGCTAATGGATCAGGAAAATGTATATGAATAATATCATAGTTATTAATAATCTCTCTTAGCTTAAAAAACATCTGAGGAGCTATAGCAGTAGAAGCCACTTTACCATAACTCCTAACCCTAAAAACAGAATATCCATTTACAACTTCTTCTATATATTTATTTGTAGAATTGGAGCATAATATATCACATTTTATATTCTGTGCATTTAAGCCTTCTACTATATCAAATAGTACTGTCTCTATGCCTCCAATATCTGGAGGATAATGTTTACCTAATTGTAATATTTTCATTTAATAATTTTATGAAAAAGATTAATATATCTTGGTATATTTTTTCTATTACTAAAATATACTAACCTTTTTTTTCCTATTTTTAACAACCTATCTCTTTTTTCTCTATTTTTTAAAACATTGAGAATCTTATCTCTCATATCCTCTATAGAATACGGATTAAAGCAAGCAATCTCTATGCCCAAAATTTCTCTAAAAATAGGAATATTGGATGTTATCGCAGCAGTATTTAAAGCAATTGCCTCCAAAGGAGGATATCCAAATCCTTCATATAAACTTGGAAATACAAACAAATCTGCATAATAATAAAGATTCATCAGTACTTCATCAGAAGGATTATCTATTAACACAACAAGCTCATTTAAATTTAATTTTTGAATTAATCTATCTATAAAATTTTTTTTCTCTATCTCTGTTTTACCTGCAATTACAAGTATACACCTAATATTAGTCTGAAGATCCTTAAATGCATATATTAACCTTTCTAAATTCTTGTGTTTTTTTCTGCTTCCTATATATAAAATATATCTTTTTCTTATTAATCTATTTCTATTTAATAATTCTTTATTTATAAATTTGTCTTCAATTGAATTATAAATAACATGTATCTTTTTATCAATTCCATTAATCTCTGAAAAAATATTTAACATTTCATCTTTAGTAGAATGAGATATAGCAACAATATAGTTTGCTTTCTTAATCGCACTCTTATATAAATATTTAACTACTTCTGTTCTTAAAAAACCTCTATCCCAAAAAACACCAAAAGGCCTTAAATCATGGATAGTCAATATAATTTGGCCTTCAAAAAATATAGGTATATTTATATGGGGAAAACAAAATAAATCTACTTCTCTTTTTAGATTATTTAATATTTTATGTGCCCAAAATATACCTTTTAATGAAAACTTCTCATAATCTACAAAGATAGGCTTAATATTGCTCATTGCATTGAATTCGTTATCAAAATCACCTTTATATTTTAAAGGGACCAAAGTATAAATATAAAATTTTCTTCTCCCTAGTTCTCTCAACAAATTTTCATAATATCTGCCTATACCTGCCCCCTTATAAAAAATTCCATCCAGATAAATTTTCATCACATTACCCTATACCCTAATATCAATGCAATCCATAATAATATTTGAATCTTATTTTTTTTATAATTATCAATACAATATACAACATTTGCCACAATGTAGGATTTGTAAAATCTGGATAAGCAACTAACTGAGTTACGATTACGCTTGGAACTAAAAAAAAATAAGGGAAATAAGCACTTGTTTTTAAAGAGTAATAAGAATATCGTAAAAAATAATATAAAAATAACAAGAAAAAAAAAGTGCCCCAAACTCCCACTGTTGAAATCAAACAAGGCAGCAAAGAAGATGGCCTGGTAGAACCTATCCCCATTCCTAAACCAAAACTATCTGAAAAAATAAAAAAGCTATATATGTCTGCTTTTATTCTATTAATAAAAGAATAACTATACATCTTATTAAATAGAAAATCATTCAAAATTATCATCATATTATTTAAGCCTATAATATAACTAACAAATATAAAAATTGCTGTTAAGCAAAGCAATAAAATAATAAATGATCTTAACAATTTCTCTTTTTTCCTAAAGCAAGTAAACCAAGCAAACATTAAAACAACAAATATCATTATAAGTGAACACAAATATGTAGTAGAGCTTGCAGAAAGTAAAATAAGAATAGATACTAAAATCAATAACCATAATAATTTTTTATATAAAATAAAAGATGAAAAAGCGAAAGAAAAAATACTTACTAAAAAAGAAGATAAATACGAAGGTTCTGAATAAGTCGCTGCAACTCTTAAAAAATTTATTCCAGATAAATTTATACTAACTAAATGAAATTGATTCGATATAGTATTATTAATAATTTTAAATATATTAGGGAGATACACAATTGACTGCAATAACTGATAAAAAGAAAAAAATAAAATCATTATAATGGTAAAATAAAAGCATTTAATTACAAAATTAATACACTTTTCCTTCATTTCAAATAGTACAATAAACACAAATACTAGAACAAATATAAAAATATTAACTGGCAATATTAAATTGTATAAAGAAAACTTTAAAGGGAAGGGGCCATATACTGCATTATAATCTATACCATACTCAGGGACAAATACTAAACATCCCTCAAACATAATTGGCCCCCAAAAAGAAATAAGGAAGCCATAGACAATAAACAACGTTAACGCAATCAACATTTTTTTAACAGCAAATACAATATTATTTTTTTTTGATACAAAATAAAACAAACACACAAAATCTAATACAATAGCAATAAACCGATACAATCTCAGTCCATAATGGAAATTATCGATATTAATAATCGAAGTCATTTGCAAAGATAGTGATATAATAAATAAACCTAATAAATATCTAAAATTCAAAGTAGAAATTAATATAAGAGGAATAAATATATAGCCCCATATAGTAATAGTCATATACACATCTATAACTTTCTATTTAAAAAAATAAAATATTTAAATCAAAAAATATTTAGTAATCCCCTAATTCATTCCATTGCATGGATATCTCAAGTAATTTAACAAAAGCATTAATATTACGATTATTATATCTAAATTCGTAAATTCGAATTCTTTTAAGAAATAAAAAAATAGTTCTGGCGATAAACCATAAAATTTTAACGACTAAAAAAACGAAAAAAACAGTAACACCTAAATTTAAATTTATCTATATAAATAAAATTTCTTTTTTTATCTTTTTTTATGAGAACTTTAAGCAAACTTTCTGCTGATACATCCTTCACTATTTTTCAACTTTTACCCTTCCTCGCATCCCTTTTCTTTCTGTCCCAAAATAAATCTCATCTGCCTCTATTTTTTCTCTCCTTTTTAAAAAGAATCTCTCACGATATAATTATACATCAATTTCCTTAATTTTGTACAAAACTGTGCATTATATAAATAGTTATCTATAAAAATTTAAAACTCAAAATTTGGAATCAACATGAATATAAATTTATATATTCATTAATGATAGTATCTAAGCTAAATAAATTTGTATTAAATTCAAACTGTTTTTTCTTATACATCTCTATGGTAAGTCTTAATTTTTCCTCAAAATCATTTTCTTTGTCTAGATCAAAAAGATAACCATTCTTACCATTTTCTACTAATTCTGACAAACCTCCAGTATCGGATGCTAAAACAGGGATTCCGTAACTATTTGCTTCTGGAACAATTCTACCAAAAGGTTCATTCCATAAAGATGGAACTATTAAAATATCAATATTTTTATAAATATCTTGCGGTTTTTTAAAACCTTTAAAAATTAAGTCTTTATCTTGATATTTTTGCTTTAAATAATTCTCATATTCCTTTGTAAGGCCTTTTCCATAAATAAAGAGTTTTGTATTTTTTAAATCTAAATTTTTAAAATTTTCTAATAAAAATTCAATACCTTTACTTTTTGATAAAGTCCCAACATATCCAAATATTATTTCTTTTTTGTCCATATTTTTCTTTTTAAAATTAGTAGGCACCTCTACACTATTATAAATAACGCTTTTATTAACATTTTTAAAATATCCATATCTTAAATGCTTATTTAATATAAATTTACTTACCCCAACAACGACATCTACATATTTTGAATATTTTTTTCTTGGCATAGAATATAATTTACAAGCTAAACATTGTTTTTCACAATTTTTATTTAATTTTTCATTAAACATTGTAGACTTTGGACATAATAAATAGTAGTCTCTTAATGTATGCACTATTTTTATATCTTTATCTTTTGCTAGCTTCCACACACTTACAGAAAATCCTGCCAAATTATTAGTATGTACAACATCAGGATTTTCCACTTCAATAACATCATTTATTTTTTTATTAAATGGATTATAACTATCTATCAAATGCCAAATAGGTTTTTTATATTTTTTTTCTTTTTTTGCATTATATACCCAATAAAGATTAATAGTCTTTATATAATACACTTTTACTCCATTAATATAATTTATACAATCTTTATCTGAAGTAGTAACCACAATAGGTTCTTTACCATCTTTTAATAATCCTTCAGCCAACAACTGAACAGATTTTTCAGCTCCCCCTATTTGATTTGGATAATAAAGTGTATTGAAGATTAATATTTTCATATTAAACTTTCTATTTTTTTAATAATATATTCTTCATCGATTTCATTTATATAAAAATTTATTTTATTCACTATACCTTTATGTGGAATATAAAAAGGTTTAAAATTTTTAGGTGTTATTGCAAATGCATTTTCTGAATATGGTTTACTATAAACTGGATCTGTTGCTCCAAATAGTATAAGCTGTTTTTTGTTAAACATAGAAGCAATGTGAGCTAACCCACTATCATTACTTAAAAAAATATCTACTTTAGAAATTAAAGCAATTGTTTTTTCTAAAGCGATATCTTTAAAGATTTTAATATAATCATTTTCCTGAAAAAATGATAAGTCATCACTAGGACCACCAAATATAAAGAATTGATAATTACTATTTTTTTTATGTAACATTTCAATCATATTTAACCATTTGTTTATATCATATCTTTTATACTCCATATCATTGAACCCACCAGGATGTATTCCAACTATTACCTTTCCATTTGGAATATGCTCCATTGCAAACTTTTCATTCTCCTCACTTATATGATAATTAATTTTAAAATCTTCATTTAGATTTTTATAGGGGACTAAATTTAAATTCTGCTCTACAAAATTTGTATATTTAATTTCTGGTGCATAGCTAAGCAAAAAATTTCCATATTTATATCTATGCTGAATTCTCTGTCCAGCACTAAAATACATTAATAATGCG includes:
- a CDS encoding glycosyltransferase family 9 protein: MKKILIVHLSGIGNTVAILPLINKIQRVYQNSIIDILLAQNRGGETIVKNATQIKSIYFLEKIDYMNKFDKFLFLYKKSQELPKYDIAITTYPNQGIFSALLMYFSAGQRIQHRYKYGNFLLSYAPEIKYTNFVEQNLNLVPYKNLNEDFKINYHISEENEKFAMEHIPNGKVIVGIHPGGFNDMEYKRYDINKWLNMIEMLHKKNSNYQFFIFGGPSDDLSFFQENDYIKIFKDIALEKTIALISKVDIFLSNDSGLAHIASMFNKKQLILFGATDPVYSKPYSENAFAITPKNFKPFYIPHKGIVNKINFYINEIDEEYIIKKIESLI
- a CDS encoding glycosyltransferase, coding for MKILQLGKHYPPDIGGIETVLFDIVEGLNAQNIKCDILCSNSTNKYIEEVVNGYSVFRVRSYGKVASTAIAPQMFFKLREIINNYDIIHIHFPDPLANFALMFARHRNKKVVLHWHSDIIKQRYLLKLYLPFQKWMLNRADVIIATTPKYVEESPYLSKYKNKCRVVPIGINSNKLRVDKDFVLKIKKKFNNKKIIFSLGRLVYYKGFEYLIKSAKYLDDSYVVVIGGEGGLRKKLERLIVENGLFKKVFLIGKIPSDKLGSYYKACDLFCLPSIERSEAFGIVQIEAMSFGKPVVATKIKGSGVDWVNQNGVTGYNVPPKSVKKMADAIVTISQNRDKYCEFSKNSKKRFNELFTRDKMINNIIKIYKEIV
- a CDS encoding glycosyltransferase family 4 protein, with amino-acid sequence MKILIFNTLYYPNQIGGAEKSVQLLAEGLLKDGKEPIVVTTSDKDCINYINGVKVYYIKTINLYWVYNAKKEKKYKKPIWHLIDSYNPFNKKINDVIEVENPDVVHTNNLAGFSVSVWKLAKDKDIKIVHTLRDYYLLCPKSTMFNEKLNKNCEKQCLACKLYSMPRKKYSKYVDVVVGVSKFILNKHLRYGYFKNVNKSVIYNSVEVPTNFKKKNMDKKEIIFGYVGTLSKSKGIEFLLENFKNLDLKNTKLFIYGKGLTKEYENYLKQKYQDKDLIFKGFKKPQDIYKNIDILIVPSLWNEPFGRIVPEANSYGIPVLASDTGGLSELVENGKNGYLFDLDKENDFEEKLRLTIEMYKKKQFEFNTNLFSLDTIINEYINLYSC
- a CDS encoding glycosyltransferase family 4 protein — translated: MKIYLDGIFYKGAGIGRYYENLLRELGRRKFYIYTLVPLKYKGDFDNEFNAMSNIKPIFVDYEKFSLKGIFWAHKILNNLKREVDLFCFPHINIPIFFEGQIILTIHDLRPFGVFWDRGFLRTEVVKYLYKSAIKKANYIVAISHSTKDEMLNIFSEINGIDKKIHVIYNSIEDKFINKELLNRNRLIRKRYILYIGSRKKHKNLERLIYAFKDLQTNIRCILVIAGKTEIEKKNFIDRLIQKLNLNELVVLIDNPSDEVLMNLYYYADLFVFPSLYEGFGYPPLEAIALNTAAITSNIPIFREILGIEIACFNPYSIEDMRDKILNVLKNREKRDRLLKIGKKRLVYFSNRKNIPRYINLFHKIIK